A genomic stretch from Arachis stenosperma cultivar V10309 chromosome 3, arast.V10309.gnm1.PFL2, whole genome shotgun sequence includes:
- the LOC130965764 gene encoding DNA-directed RNA polymerase III subunit 2 has translation MVLNQEELQQLPDDNSQNSAMGNQLPNCPINYSGIMNKQLLTAPIKSATDKFQLLPEFLKIRGLVKQHLDSYNYFIETEMQKILDANNIIRMTKFPHIYIRFLKIRVGKPSVSVDTAVENITPQTCRLTDQTYAAPINVDIEYVTSHDAADKRRKNNFCIGRMPIMLRSHSCVLHGKDEAELARLGECPLDPGGYFVIKGTEKVILIQEQLSKNRIILDTDKKGNINASVTASTDKIKTKTVIVMENEKMWVQLNVFPKKVPLMVVMKGMGMESDQEVIQMIGRDPRYSLLLMPSIEECSKNGVYTQQQALEYLDSKAKSSTYSNNPSEKEGRAFRILTDVFLAHVPVHQNNFRAKCIYTAVMMRRMMDAILNKDAMDDKDYVGNKRLELSGQIISLLFEDLFKTMILEVRTHIDKLLEKADKAKHFDITNCLQGKPTITNGLERTLSTGNFDIKRFKMKRKGMTQVLQRLSFISALGQMTRVSPQFEKSRKVSGPRALQPSQWGMLCPCDTPEGEACGLVKNLALMTHVTTDEKEAPLISLCYSLGVEDMEQLSGEELHTPDSFLVIFNGLILGKHRRPQHFATAMRKLRRAGKMGEFVSIYVNEKQHCVYIASDGGRVCRPLVIADKGISRVKDDHMEELKDGMRTFDDFLRDGLIEYLDVNEENNALIALYEGDATPDTTHIEIEPFTILGVCAGLIPYPHHNQSPRNTYQCAMGKQAMGNIAYNQLCRMDTLLYLLVYPQRPLLTTKSIELVGYDKLGAGQNATVAVMSYSGYDIEDAIVMNKSSLDRGFGRCIVMKKYTVICQKYANGTSDRILRPNRADSSSRQQILDDDGLAAPGEIIKPNDIYVNRQSPIDTRSNIIGSAANLPDSKYRSSAQSFKGHGGEVVDRVVLCSDKNNNMCIKYIIRHNRRPELGDKFSSRHGQKGVCGTIVQQEDFPFSEKGICPDLIMNPHGFPSRMTVGKMIELLGGKAGVSCGKFHYGSAFGERSGHADKVETISATLVKHGFNYSGKDFIYSGITGCPLQAYIFMGPIYYQKLKHMVLDKMHARGNGPRVMLTRQPTEGKARNGGLRVGEMERDCLIAYGASMLIYERLMLSSDPFEVQVCRECGLLGYYNHKLKTGICSSCKNGDKISTMKLPYACKLLIQELQSMNIVPRLKLAEA, from the exons atGGTTCTCAATCAGGAAGAACTGCAACAACTGCCAGATGACAATTCTCAAAA TTCTGCCATGGGGAACCAATTGCCAAATTGCCCTATCAACTATTCCGGAATCATGAACAAGCAATTACTAACTGCTCCAATCAAATCCGCTACCGATAAGTTTCAGCTTCTTCCTGAGTTCCTCAAG ATTCGCGGATTGGTGAAGCAACATTTGGATTCCTACAATTATTTCATAGAAACCGAGATGCAGAAAATTCTCGATGCTAACAATATCATTCGGATGACTAAGTTCCCACATATCTACATCAG gtttttgaaaattagagttGGTAAACCTTCAGTATCAGTGGATACTGCTGTCGAGAATATTACTCCACAGACATGCCGCTTGACTGACCAAAC GTATGCGGCTCCAATAAATGTTGATATTGAGTATGTGACAAGTCATGATGCAGCAGACAAACGAAGAAAG AATAATTTTTGTATTGGAAGAATGCCTATTATGTTGAGGAGTCATTCTTGTGTCCTGCATGGGAAAGACGAAGCTGAACTTGCAAGGCTTG GTGAATGCCCTCTTGATCCTGGTGGATATTTTGTAATCAAAGGAACTGAGAAG GTGATTTTAATACAAGAGCAGCTTTCAAAGAATAGAATAATTTTAGACACTGACAAGAAAGGAAA TATTAATGCATCTGTTACAGCCAGCACAGacaaaataaaaactaaaacagTTATCGTGATGGAAAATGAGAAGATGTGGGTACAATTGAATGTGTTTCCTAAAAAG GTTCCTCTTATGGTGGTAATGAAAGGTATGGGGATGGAGAGTGATCAAGAAGTTATACAAATGATTGGAAGAGATCCTCGATATAGTTTGTTGCTTATGCCATCAATTGAG GAATGCTCAAAAAATGGTGTATATACACAGCAACAAGCACTGGAGTACCTTGACTCAAAG GCCAAAAGTTCCACATATTCGAACAATCCATCTGAAAAG GAAGGAAGGGCATTTCGTATCCTGACAGATGTATTTCTGGCGCATGTGCCA GTGCATCAAAATAATTTTAGGGCAAAATGTATATATACTGCTGTTATGATGAGACGCATGATGGATGCAATTCTGAATAAGGATGCAATGGATGACAAG GACTATGTGGGAAACAAGCGGTTGGAGTTATCTGGCCAGATAATATCTTTGCTTTTTGAG GATCTTTTCAAGACCATGATACTTGAAGTTAGGACACATATAGACAAACTGTTGGAAAAGGCAGACAAGGCTAAGCATTTTGACATTACTAAT TGCTTACAAGGAAAACCTACAATCACTAATGGATTGGAAAGGACTCTCTCCACTGGTAATTTTGATATTAAGAGGTTCAAAATGAAGAGGAAAGGAATGACACAG GTGTTGCAAAGATTATCATTTATAAGTGCTTTGGGGCAAATGACACGAGTCTCACCACAATTTGAGAAGTCCAGGAAAGTAAGCGGACCAAGAGCTTTGCAGCCTAGCCAG TGGGGTATGCTTTGTCCTTGTGATACTCCTGAAGGAGAAGCTTGCGGGTTGGTGAAGAACTTGGCTTTGATGACTCATGTTACTACTGATGAAAAGGAGGCCCCCTTAATCTCTTTG TGCTACTCTTTGGGTGTTGAAGACATGGAGCAGCTCTCTGGCGAGGAGCTTCATACACCAGATTCCTTTCTAGTTATTTTTAATGGTTTGATTCTTGGGAAGCATAGGAGGCCACAG CATTTTGCTACTGCAATGCGAAAGTTGAGGAGAGCTGGTAAAATGGGTGAGTTTGTGAGCATCTATGTCAATGAAAAGCAG CATTGTGTGTACATAGCTTCTGATGGTGGTAGAGTTTGTCGTCCCCTTGTTATTGCTGACAAGGGAATATCAAGAGTCAAAGATGATCATATGGAAGAGTTGAAG GATGGAATGCGCACATTTGATGATTTCTTAAGAGATGGATTGATTGAATATCTTGATGTCAACGAGGAAAACAATGCTTTG ATTGCTTTATATGAAGGAGATGCCACACCAGATACTACTCATATTGAGATTGAACCTTTCACCATTTTGGGAGTTTGTGCGGGACTAATTCCATATCCTCATCATAATCAGTCACCAAGGAACACGTATCAG TGTGCTATGGGGAAGCAAGCCATGGGAAATATAGCATACAACCAG CTATGCCGGATGGACACCTTGCTTTATTTGCTGGTTTATCCTCAGCGGCCTTTGCTGACAACAAAGTCAATTGAGCTG GTTGGATATGACAAGCTCGGAGCAGGTCAAAACGCTACGGTAGCTGTGATGAGTTACAGCGGTTATGATATAGAGGATGCCATTGTGATGAACAAGTCATCTCTTGATCGTGGCTTTGGTCGTTGTATTGTTATGAAAAA GTATACTGTCATCTGCCAGAAGTATGCGAATGGCACATCTGATCGAATACTTAGGCCCAATAGAGCTGATAGTTCATCACGTCAGCAG ATACTTGATGATGATGGACTTGCTGCACCAGGGGAAATTATTAAGCCAAATGACATCTATGTCAATAGGCAATCACCAATTGATACTAGAAGTAACATTATTGGGTCTGCAGCAAATTTGCCTGATAG TAAATATCGATCTTCTGCGCAATCGTTTAAGGGTCATGGAGGGGAAGTGGTTGACAGGGTGGTTCTTTGCTCGGACAAGAATAACAACATGTGTATCAAATATATAATCCGTCACAATCGTAGGCCTGAG CTTGGTGATAAATTTAGTAGCAGACATGGTCAAAAGGGTGTTTGTGGAACAATTGTCCAGCAGGAAGATTTTCCATTTTCTGAGAAAGGCATTTGTCCTGATCTGATAATGAATCCTCATGGTTTCCCAAG TCGTATGACAGTTGGAAAGATGATTGAGCTTCTTGGAGGCAAGGCAGGGGTTTCATGTGGCAAGTTTCATTATGGAAGTGCTTTTGGAGAAAGAAGTGGTCATGCAGACAAGGTTGAAACTATAAG TGCAACTCTAGTGAAGCATGGCTTCAATTACAGTGGAAAGGACTTCATTTATTCAG GTATCACAGGCTGCCCATTGCAAGCATATATATTTATGGGTCCAATTTACTATCAGAAGTTAAAACATATG GTGCTCGACAAGATGCATGCTCGAGGCAATGGCCCTCGCGTTATGCTTACTAGACAGCCTACAGAAGGGAAAGCTAGAAATGGAG GTCTACGTGTTGGAGAAATGGAGCGTGATTGCTTAATTGCATATGGTGCTAGTATGTTGATTTATGAGCGACTCATGTTATCTAGTGATCCTTTCGAAGTTCAG